A section of the Pseudomonas tritici genome encodes:
- a CDS encoding 2-dehydro-3-deoxy-6-phosphogalactonate aldolase — protein sequence MLKQALAQNGLIAILRGIRPDEAKAVGQVLYEAGFRVIEVPLNSPDPYTSIRTLRDSLPADCLIGAGTVLLPEQVEQVKAAGGQVIVMPHSDAKVLRAAKAAGLFLSPGVATPTEAFAALAEGADVLKLFPAEQMGPSVIKAWLAVLPAGTLLLPVGGITPDNMQVFIDAGAKGFGLGSGLFKPGMTVDQVASRAQAYVAAWKALN from the coding sequence ATGCTCAAGCAAGCACTCGCGCAAAACGGTTTGATCGCCATCCTGCGCGGTATCCGCCCGGACGAAGCCAAGGCCGTTGGCCAGGTGCTGTACGAGGCCGGATTTCGGGTGATCGAAGTCCCGCTGAATTCGCCCGACCCTTACACCAGCATCCGCACCCTGCGCGACAGCCTGCCCGCCGATTGCCTGATCGGTGCCGGTACGGTGTTGCTGCCTGAGCAGGTCGAGCAGGTGAAAGCCGCTGGTGGCCAGGTGATCGTGATGCCCCACAGCGATGCCAAGGTATTGCGCGCCGCCAAAGCAGCGGGCCTGTTCCTTTCACCGGGTGTAGCAACGCCCACCGAAGCCTTCGCCGCACTGGCCGAAGGTGCCGATGTGTTGAAGTTGTTTCCGGCCGAGCAAATGGGCCCGTCGGTGATCAAGGCGTGGCTGGCGGTATTGCCGGCAGGCACGTTGTTGCTGCCGGTGGGTGGCATCACCCCGGACAACATGCAGGTGTTTATCGACGCCGGCGCCAAAGGCTTCGGGCTGGGTTCCGGGTTGTTCAAACCGGGCATGACAGTGGATCAGGTAGCGAGCCGCGCCCAGGCTTATGTCGCCGCCTGGAAAGCCCTGAACTGA
- a CDS encoding BBE domain-containing protein — translation MAFDLITASDRRHSTLQKGFNLRWPLGNVQGQSAPNGADLIYLCYTPQDIIAAAAQALAVPNGRITVRSGGHCYEGFVSNKMPNSINEALSILDISQLNQVLYDANGQIRSDLVPTSPHRYSFRLEAGGQNWDAYVALYKLANKSLPGGSCYSVGLGGHICGGGYGLLSRKDGLVCDWLSGVDMLVPNAQGDGLIPVHVARNSTDQDELDLFAACCGAGGGQFGIITSYYFEDLPDAPNEVLWLVMEWDWSLLTKPALDNLLTAYQDWFARNQAHPDTWGLATKLEMRHQNTGNVTLDVHYVDKDGGLNDRAAFDDFVTAMLNAIGIPATECLSQLPTTHLPRSNPAGRTINSLSTALAATRQMDWLHCQQTLNGSGPNQRGRYKSAYQTGVFTPTVLQAIWDTLTWNDSEKFLTQSLIQIQSFGGQINEASAAVRRESSVAQRSSYLKWQPQCYWRDEEIAADQAHEKWIQGLFFAAFANDSGVPVNAQFQGCYINYPDRDMLFIGGDPSKGLNPQWYKIFFPDLMIESRLRRTKQRWDPLNVFRNEMSVP, via the coding sequence ATGGCATTTGATCTCATCACCGCATCGGACCGCCGCCACTCAACCTTACAAAAAGGCTTCAACCTGCGCTGGCCACTGGGCAATGTGCAGGGTCAATCCGCACCTAATGGCGCCGACCTGATTTACCTTTGTTACACCCCGCAGGACATCATCGCCGCAGCCGCTCAGGCGCTGGCGGTGCCCAATGGCCGGATCACCGTGCGCAGCGGCGGTCATTGCTATGAAGGTTTCGTGTCGAACAAGATGCCCAACAGCATCAATGAGGCACTGTCGATTCTGGATATCAGCCAACTCAACCAAGTGCTGTACGACGCCAACGGGCAGATCCGCTCCGACCTGGTACCCACCTCACCTCATCGCTACAGCTTTCGCCTGGAAGCGGGCGGCCAGAACTGGGACGCCTACGTAGCGCTGTACAAATTGGCTAACAAGAGCCTGCCCGGCGGCTCGTGTTACTCGGTCGGGCTGGGAGGCCATATCTGCGGGGGCGGCTATGGGTTGCTGTCGCGCAAGGATGGTTTGGTGTGCGACTGGTTGAGCGGTGTCGATATGCTCGTGCCAAACGCCCAAGGCGACGGCCTGATACCGGTGCATGTAGCCCGCAATAGCACAGATCAGGACGAGCTGGATCTGTTTGCCGCGTGCTGCGGCGCAGGCGGCGGGCAGTTCGGGATTATCACCAGCTACTACTTCGAAGACTTGCCTGACGCCCCCAATGAAGTGCTGTGGCTGGTGATGGAGTGGGACTGGTCGCTGCTGACCAAGCCAGCGCTCGACAACCTGCTGACGGCTTATCAGGACTGGTTTGCCCGCAACCAAGCCCACCCAGACACCTGGGGCCTGGCGACCAAGTTGGAAATGCGCCATCAGAACACCGGCAATGTCACCCTGGATGTTCATTATGTGGACAAGGATGGCGGGCTGAATGATCGGGCAGCCTTCGATGATTTCGTGACCGCCATGCTCAATGCCATCGGCATTCCCGCCACCGAATGCCTCAGCCAACTACCCACGACCCACCTGCCACGCAGCAACCCGGCAGGGCGCACGATCAACTCACTGTCGACGGCGCTGGCGGCCACACGTCAAATGGATTGGCTGCATTGCCAGCAGACACTCAACGGGTCCGGGCCCAACCAGCGTGGCCGGTATAAGTCGGCTTACCAGACAGGCGTGTTCACCCCAACGGTGCTGCAGGCGATCTGGGACACGCTGACGTGGAATGACTCTGAGAAATTTCTGACTCAAAGCCTGATCCAGATCCAGTCGTTCGGTGGGCAGATCAATGAAGCCAGCGCCGCAGTCCGCCGTGAATCATCAGTCGCGCAGCGCTCGTCGTACTTGAAGTGGCAACCACAGTGCTATTGGCGTGATGAAGAGATCGCGGCGGATCAAGCACATGAGAAGTGGATCCAAGGGTTGTTTTTCGCAGCCTTCGCCAATGACAGTGGCGTTCCGGTCAATGCCCAATTCCAGGGGTGCTACATCAATTACCCGGACCGCGACATGCTGTTTATTGGCGGTGACCCAAGCAAGGGCCTGAACCCGCAGTGGTACAAGATCTTCTTCCCTGACCTCATGATCGAAAGCCGCCTGCGCCGCACCAAACAGCGCTGGGACCCGCTGAATGTGTTCCGCAACGAAATGTCTGTGCCATGA
- a CDS encoding LysR family transcriptional regulator: protein MSRDLPPLNALRAFEATARLNSVSQAAEQLHVTHGAVSRQLKVLEEHLGVSLFVKDGRGLKLTDSGVRLRDASAEAFERLRDACAELTQASADAPFVLGCSGSLLARWLIPRLGRLNADLPDLRLHLSAGDGDLDPRRPGLDALLVFAEPPWPADMQVYELASERIGPVMSPRFAGYERLREAPAAALCDEALLHTTSRPQAWPSWAQQHGIKPGALKHGQGFEHLYYLLEAAVAGLGVAIAPEPLVAEDLRAGRLVAPWGFSETPAHLALWLPKRAADGRAGQLAQWLKVELLRQAD from the coding sequence ATGAGCCGAGACCTTCCACCCCTCAATGCCCTTCGCGCGTTTGAAGCCACCGCGCGGCTGAACAGCGTCAGCCAAGCAGCCGAACAATTACACGTGACCCACGGCGCCGTCAGTCGGCAGTTGAAGGTGTTGGAGGAACACCTGGGTGTCAGCTTGTTCGTCAAGGATGGGCGCGGCCTTAAACTCACAGATTCCGGCGTGCGGCTACGGGATGCCAGCGCCGAAGCCTTTGAGCGATTAAGGGATGCATGTGCAGAGCTGACCCAGGCCAGCGCTGACGCGCCCTTCGTGCTTGGCTGTTCAGGCAGCCTGCTGGCGCGTTGGTTGATCCCGCGCCTGGGTCGCTTGAATGCGGACTTGCCGGATCTGCGCCTGCACCTGTCGGCAGGTGACGGTGATCTTGATCCTCGCCGCCCCGGCCTGGATGCGCTGCTGGTGTTCGCCGAACCGCCTTGGCCGGCGGATATGCAGGTGTATGAACTGGCCAGCGAACGCATCGGCCCGGTGATGAGCCCGCGTTTTGCCGGTTACGAGCGGTTGCGCGAGGCACCCGCCGCTGCGTTGTGCGATGAAGCGTTGCTGCACACCACATCGCGCCCGCAAGCCTGGCCCAGCTGGGCGCAGCAACACGGCATCAAGCCGGGCGCGTTGAAGCACGGCCAGGGTTTTGAGCATTTATATTATTTGCTGGAGGCGGCGGTGGCAGGGCTGGGTGTGGCGATTGCGCCGGAACCGCTGGTAGCAGAGGATTTGCGGGCGGGTCGCCTGGTGGCGCCGTGGGGGTTCAGTGAAACCCCGGCGCACCTGGCGTTGTGGCTACCCAAGCGCGCCGCAGACGGGCGCGCCGGGCAACTGGCGCAGTGGCTCAAGGTTGAGCTGTTGCGACAGGCTGATTAG
- the trpA gene encoding tryptophan synthase subunit alpha, translated as MSRLQTRFAQLKEQNRAALVTFVTAGDPGYDTSLAILKGLPAAGADVIELGMPFTDPMADGPAIQLANIRALEAKQNLVKTLQMVREFRKDNNDTPLVLMGYFNPIHKYGVPQFIADAKEAGVDGLIVVDMPPEHNGELCDPAQAAGIDFIRLTTPTTDDVRLPTVLNGSSGFVYYVSVAGVTGAGAATLEHVEEAVTRLRRHTDLPISIGFGIRTPEQAAAIARLADGVVVGSALIDHIANASNDQQAIDGVLSLCAALSEGVRNARK; from the coding sequence ATGAGCCGCCTGCAAACTCGCTTTGCCCAACTCAAAGAACAAAACCGCGCCGCCCTGGTGACCTTCGTTACCGCCGGCGACCCAGGCTATGACACCTCGCTGGCCATCCTCAAAGGTTTGCCCGCCGCTGGCGCCGACGTGATCGAGCTGGGCATGCCCTTCACCGACCCGATGGCCGACGGCCCGGCGATCCAGTTGGCTAACATCCGTGCGCTGGAAGCCAAGCAGAACCTGGTGAAAACCCTGCAAATGGTCCGCGAGTTCCGCAAGGACAACAATGACACGCCGCTGGTGTTGATGGGCTACTTCAACCCGATCCACAAATACGGTGTGCCGCAGTTCATCGCCGACGCCAAGGAAGCCGGTGTGGATGGCCTGATCGTGGTCGACATGCCGCCTGAGCATAACGGCGAACTCTGCGACCCGGCCCAGGCCGCCGGTATCGACTTTATCCGCCTGACCACGCCGACCACCGATGACGTGCGCCTGCCGACCGTCCTCAACGGCAGCTCCGGCTTTGTGTACTACGTGTCGGTAGCCGGTGTGACCGGTGCTGGCGCCGCTACCCTGGAGCACGTCGAAGAAGCCGTGACTCGCCTGCGTCGGCATACCGACCTGCCGATCAGCATTGGTTTCGGTATCCGCACCCCGGAACAAGCCGCAGCGATCGCGCGCTTGGCGGACGGTGTGGTGGTGGGTTCGGCGCTGATCGATCACATCGCCAATGCCAGCAATGACCAACAAGCCATCGACGGCGTGTTGAGCCTCTGCGCGGCGCTGTCGGAAGGCGTACGTAACGCCCGTAAGTAA
- a CDS encoding anti-virulence regulator CigR family protein, producing MKMPKSVIAGLGVLVLGASALVQAAPYDQGGPDRGGPPGQHEQRGDEHRGPQDNRRGGPPQDFGPVRQIIHDNHGQFSRGAPPPPNVRLVRGQPLPRGYYGERLDGRALARLPVYPGYEWRRSGPDVVLIAVGTGVVYEILDGVLN from the coding sequence ATGAAAATGCCCAAATCCGTGATTGCAGGCCTTGGCGTGCTGGTGCTCGGCGCCAGCGCCCTGGTGCAGGCCGCGCCGTACGACCAAGGCGGCCCTGACCGTGGCGGTCCACCAGGCCAGCACGAACAACGTGGCGACGAGCATCGCGGCCCGCAGGACAACCGTCGCGGCGGCCCACCCCAGGATTTCGGCCCGGTGCGGCAGATCATCCACGACAATCACGGCCAGTTCTCCCGTGGCGCACCGCCACCGCCGAATGTGCGCCTGGTGCGTGGCCAGCCGTTGCCGCGTGGCTACTACGGCGAACGCCTTGACGGCCGTGCCCTGGCACGCCTGCCGGTGTACCCGGGTTACGAATGGCGCCGCTCCGGGCCGGATGTGGTGCTGATCGCCGTGGGCACGGGCGTCGTTTATGAAATCCTGGATGGCGTGTTGAACTGA
- a CDS encoding 2-dehydro-3-deoxygalactonokinase: protein MQAQLIALDWGTSSLRAYKLGPAGVVLEQRSLAWGIMHLPSEPRDIAGVRCSDGFELAFDAACGDWLEAQPDLPVIACGMVGSAQGWSEAAYRNTPVDVARLGQALHKVRSLRGVDVHIVPGVIEQNGLPNVMRGEETQVLGVLQGLGADVLIGLPGSHSKWVEVVDGCITHFDTFMTGELFAVLSKHSILGRTQQPSEIFQAEAFDRGVQVALSKDGQRGVLSTLFSARTLGLTAELAPDEQPDYLSGLLIGHELAGLPGKAKHTPIILVGAAPLCARYQRALALCGFAHVSLAQEASERGLWQLAVAAGLTQPVSEA from the coding sequence ATGCAGGCGCAATTGATCGCGCTCGATTGGGGAACCAGTTCCCTTCGTGCTTATAAACTCGGCCCCGCAGGCGTAGTGCTGGAACAGCGCTCGCTGGCGTGGGGCATCATGCATTTGCCCAGCGAGCCCCGCGACATCGCCGGCGTGCGCTGCAGCGATGGCTTTGAGTTGGCGTTCGACGCGGCCTGCGGGGATTGGCTTGAGGCGCAACCCGACCTCCCGGTGATCGCCTGCGGTATGGTCGGCAGCGCCCAGGGTTGGAGCGAAGCGGCTTATCGCAATACGCCCGTCGACGTCGCCCGCTTGGGCCAGGCGCTGCATAAGGTGCGCAGCCTGCGCGGGGTTGATGTGCATATCGTGCCCGGTGTGATCGAGCAAAACGGTTTGCCCAACGTGATGCGCGGCGAAGAAACCCAAGTATTGGGCGTGCTGCAAGGGTTGGGCGCCGATGTATTGATCGGCCTGCCCGGCAGCCATTCCAAGTGGGTCGAGGTGGTCGATGGCTGCATCACTCACTTCGACACCTTCATGACCGGTGAGCTGTTTGCAGTACTGAGCAAGCACAGCATCCTCGGCCGTACCCAGCAACCGTCCGAAATATTCCAGGCCGAAGCCTTTGACCGAGGCGTGCAAGTGGCGCTCTCCAAAGACGGCCAGCGCGGCGTGCTGTCCACCTTGTTCAGCGCGCGCACCCTTGGGCTCACCGCCGAACTCGCCCCCGACGAACAGCCCGATTACCTCTCGGGTTTGCTCATCGGCCATGAACTCGCCGGCTTGCCCGGCAAGGCCAAACACACGCCGATCATTCTGGTCGGTGCCGCGCCACTCTGCGCCCGCTATCAACGCGCCCTCGCCCTCTGCGGCTTCGCCCACGTCAGCCTGGCGCAGGAAGCCAGCGAACGCGGCCTGTGGCAACTGGCAGTGGCGGCTGGGCTCACTCAACCTGTATCGGAGGCCTGA
- the dgoD gene encoding galactonate dehydratase produces the protein MKITKLTTFIVPPRWCFLKVETDQGVTGWGEPVVEGRAHTVAAAVEELSDYLIGKDPRNIEDIWTVLYRGGFYRGGAVHMSALAGIDQALWDIKGKALGVSVSDLLGGQVRDKIRVYSWIGGDRPADTARAAQEAVARGFTAVKMNGTEELQFVDSFEKVDLALANVAAVRDAVGPNVGIGVDFHGRVHKPMAKVLMKELDPYKLMFIEEPVLSENYEALKELAPLTSTPIALGERLFSRWDFKRVLSEGYVDIIQPDASHAGGITETRKIANMAEAYDVALALHCPLGPIALAACLQLDAVCYNAFIQEQSLGIHYNESNDLLDYVKDPRVFDYDKGFVKIPNGPGLGIEINEEYVIERAAIGHRWRNPIWRHADGSFAEW, from the coding sequence ATGAAAATCACCAAACTGACGACCTTTATCGTCCCGCCGCGCTGGTGCTTCCTCAAGGTCGAGACCGACCAGGGTGTGACCGGCTGGGGTGAGCCCGTAGTCGAGGGCCGCGCCCACACCGTGGCGGCTGCCGTCGAAGAACTGTCCGACTACCTGATCGGCAAAGACCCACGCAACATCGAAGACATCTGGACCGTGCTCTATCGCGGGGGTTTCTACCGCGGCGGCGCCGTGCACATGAGCGCCCTCGCCGGTATCGACCAGGCGCTGTGGGACATCAAGGGCAAGGCTCTTGGCGTGTCGGTCAGCGACCTGCTCGGTGGCCAGGTACGTGACAAGATTCGCGTGTACTCGTGGATCGGCGGCGACCGCCCGGCCGACACCGCTCGTGCTGCCCAGGAAGCCGTGGCCCGTGGCTTCACTGCGGTGAAAATGAACGGTACCGAAGAATTGCAGTTCGTCGACAGCTTCGAAAAAGTCGACCTGGCTTTGGCCAACGTCGCCGCCGTGCGTGATGCGGTCGGCCCGAACGTCGGCATTGGCGTCGACTTCCATGGCCGGGTGCACAAGCCCATGGCCAAGGTGCTGATGAAAGAACTGGACCCGTACAAACTGATGTTTATCGAAGAGCCAGTGCTCAGCGAAAACTACGAAGCCCTCAAGGAGCTGGCACCGTTGACCAGCACCCCGATTGCCCTGGGCGAGCGCCTGTTCTCGCGCTGGGACTTCAAGCGCGTGCTCAGCGAAGGCTACGTCGACATCATCCAGCCGGACGCCTCCCACGCCGGCGGCATCACCGAAACCCGCAAGATCGCCAACATGGCCGAAGCCTACGACGTGGCCCTGGCCCTGCACTGCCCGCTGGGCCCGATTGCCTTGGCGGCTTGCCTGCAACTGGACGCGGTTTGCTACAACGCGTTTATCCAGGAACAAAGCCTGGGCATTCACTACAACGAGAGCAACGACTTGCTCGACTATGTGAAGGACCCGCGTGTATTTGATTACGACAAAGGCTTCGTGAAAATCCCTAACGGACCGGGCCTGGGTATCGAGATCAACGAGGAATACGTGATCGAACGCGCGGCCATCGGCCATCGCTGGCGCAACCCGATCTGGCGCCATGCCGACGGCAGCTTTGCCGAGTGGTGA
- the trpB gene encoding tryptophan synthase subunit beta, whose translation MTQSQTDLRNGPDANGLFGAFGGRYVAETLMPLILDLAREYEAAKIDPAFNEELAYFQRDYVGRPSPLYFAERLTEFCGGAKIYLKREELNHTGAHKINNCIGQILLARRMGKKRIIAETGAGMHGVATATVAARFGLQCVIYMGTTDIERQQANVFRMKLLGAEVIPVVAGTGTLKDAMNEALRDWVTNVEDTFYLIGTVAGPHPYPAMVRDFQAVIGKETRTQLQAQEGRLPDSLVACIGGGSNAMGLFHPFLNDTSVEIIGVEAAGHGIETGKHAASLNGGVPGVLHGNRTFLLQDDDGQIIDAHSISAGLDYPGIGPEHAWLHDIGRVQYTSVTDDEALDAFHKCCRLEGIIPALESAHALAEVFKRAPTLPKDHLMVVNLSGRGDKDMQTVMHHMENSLQEPAKQEKH comes from the coding sequence ATGACTCAGTCCCAGACCGATCTACGCAACGGCCCTGACGCCAACGGCCTGTTTGGCGCGTTCGGCGGCCGTTACGTTGCTGAAACCCTGATGCCGTTGATCCTCGACCTGGCCCGCGAATACGAAGCGGCCAAGATTGATCCGGCATTCAATGAGGAATTGGCTTACTTCCAGCGCGACTACGTCGGGCGCCCGAGCCCACTGTATTTCGCCGAACGCCTGACCGAGTTCTGCGGCGGCGCCAAGATCTACCTCAAGCGCGAAGAGCTGAACCACACCGGCGCGCACAAGATCAACAACTGCATTGGCCAGATCCTCCTGGCGCGGCGCATGGGTAAAAAACGCATCATCGCCGAGACCGGCGCCGGCATGCACGGCGTGGCCACTGCCACCGTAGCCGCGCGTTTTGGCCTGCAATGCGTGATCTACATGGGCACCACCGACATTGAGCGCCAACAGGCCAACGTGTTCCGCATGAAGCTGCTGGGCGCTGAAGTGATCCCGGTGGTGGCCGGTACCGGCACCCTGAAAGACGCAATGAACGAAGCCCTGCGTGACTGGGTGACCAACGTTGAAGACACTTTCTACCTGATCGGCACCGTGGCCGGCCCACACCCGTACCCGGCGATGGTGCGCGACTTCCAGGCCGTGATCGGCAAGGAAACCCGTACCCAGCTGCAAGCCCAGGAAGGCCGCCTGCCGGACAGCCTGGTCGCATGCATCGGCGGTGGCTCCAACGCCATGGGCCTGTTCCACCCGTTCCTGAATGACACCAGCGTCGAAATCATCGGCGTGGAAGCCGCCGGCCACGGCATCGAAACCGGCAAGCATGCCGCCAGCCTCAACGGCGGCGTGCCGGGCGTGCTGCACGGCAACCGCACCTTCCTGTTGCAGGACGACGACGGCCAGATCATCGACGCCCACTCGATCTCAGCCGGCCTGGACTACCCTGGCATCGGCCCTGAACACGCCTGGTTGCACGATATCGGCCGCGTCCAGTACACCTCGGTGACCGACGATGAAGCCCTCGATGCGTTCCACAAATGCTGCCGCCTGGAAGGGATCATTCCTGCACTGGAAAGCGCCCACGCCCTGGCCGAAGTGTTCAAACGCGCACCGACCCTGCCGAAGGATCACCTGATGGTGGTCAACCTGTCCGGCCGTGGCGACAAAGACATGCAGACCGTCATGCACCATATGGAAAACTCTCTACAAGAGCCAGCCAAGCAGGAGAAACACTGA
- a CDS encoding choline sulfate utilization transcriptional regulator: MYEALGDVSLDLLRAFEAAARHRSFTAAAMELGTTQPAISQQIKRLEEQLAIRLFDRIYRGIELTDAGALLFEHVQGGLQAINAGLSAITEQDQHEVLQVATDFAFAAYWLMPRLHRFHAANPQVDVSLVTSERNHATLRSDIDVAVLFGDGRFKQGDSLWLFNEEVFPVCSPQWLKDQATPLTVQNLHDFPLLHLRQENNSQWFDWSGVFRELGIATAPTPGQLRFDNYTLLIQAAIAGQGLAIGWRHLVDNLLEQNWLCRPLSDTVISRFGYYVVQPQRKRRGQLVERFVDWLVAEQASSAQSLTGLALPSIAV, encoded by the coding sequence ATGTATGAAGCCCTCGGTGACGTGTCCCTCGATTTGCTGCGCGCCTTCGAAGCCGCAGCGCGCCACCGCAGCTTTACCGCCGCCGCGATGGAGCTGGGCACCACCCAACCGGCCATCAGCCAGCAGATCAAGCGCCTGGAAGAGCAACTGGCGATCCGTTTGTTTGATCGGATCTACCGGGGTATCGAACTGACCGACGCCGGTGCCCTGTTGTTCGAGCATGTGCAGGGCGGTTTGCAGGCCATCAACGCGGGCCTCAGTGCGATCACCGAGCAGGATCAGCACGAAGTGCTGCAAGTGGCCACCGACTTCGCATTCGCCGCCTATTGGCTGATGCCGCGTTTGCATCGCTTTCACGCAGCCAACCCCCAGGTGGATGTGAGCCTGGTGACCAGCGAACGCAACCACGCCACCCTGCGCAGCGATATCGATGTGGCGGTGCTGTTTGGCGACGGGCGTTTCAAGCAGGGCGACAGCCTGTGGTTGTTCAACGAGGAAGTGTTCCCGGTGTGCAGCCCGCAGTGGCTGAAGGACCAGGCCACACCGCTGACTGTACAAAATTTGCACGATTTCCCCTTGCTGCACCTGCGCCAGGAAAATAACAGCCAGTGGTTCGACTGGAGCGGCGTGTTTCGCGAACTGGGCATCGCCACGGCGCCCACGCCCGGCCAACTGCGCTTCGACAACTACACGCTGCTGATCCAGGCCGCGATTGCCGGCCAGGGTCTGGCCATCGGTTGGCGCCATCTGGTGGATAACCTGTTGGAGCAGAACTGGCTGTGCCGACCGCTCAGCGACACCGTCATCTCGCGTTTCGGCTATTACGTGGTGCAGCCCCAACGCAAACGCCGGGGGCAGCTGGTGGAGCGGTTTGTCGACTGGCTGGTGGCCGAGCAGGCCAGCAGCGCGCAGTCGCTGACCGGGCTGGCCCTGCCGTCCATTGCGGTCTAG
- a CDS encoding DOPA 4,5-dioxygenase family protein: MQRIKGYHAHIYFDASTIEQARTLCEDAAKLFPLRMGRVHERPVGPHPDWSCQLAFDAEYIGVVLPWLVIHRNGLVVFLHPDTGDDLKDHTDYAIWMGAMRELNLSAFS, from the coding sequence ATGCAACGTATCAAGGGCTATCACGCCCATATCTACTTTGACGCCAGCACCATTGAGCAGGCGCGCACCTTGTGCGAAGACGCCGCCAAGCTTTTCCCGCTGCGCATGGGCCGTGTGCACGAACGGCCCGTGGGCCCGCACCCGGACTGGAGCTGCCAGCTCGCGTTCGACGCCGAATACATTGGCGTGGTGTTGCCGTGGCTGGTCATCCATCGCAATGGGCTGGTGGTGTTCCTGCACCCGGATACCGGCGATGACCTGAAAGATCACACCGACTATGCCATCTGGATGGGGGCCATGCGGGAACTGAACTTGTCAGCTTTTTCTTAA
- a CDS encoding MFS transporter, translating into MHPESFTGQASLVTPTRKRFFIMVLLFITVVINYLDRSNLSIAAPALTSELGIDPVHVGLIFSAFGWTYAAMQIPGGWLVDRVPPRILYTAALLLWSIATVMLGFAASFIALFVLRMAVGALEAPAYPINSRVVTTWFPERERATAIGVYTSGQFVGLAFLTPVLAWLQHAFGWHMVFVATGGVGIVWAVIWYAVYREPKDFKGANAAEIELIREGGGLVDMQEKTVKAPFSWVDLGIVLSKRKLWGIYLGQFCLNSTLWFFLTWFPTYLVKYRGMDFIKSGLLASLPFLAAFVGVLCSGLFSDWLIRRGASVGFARKLPIIGGLLISTAIIGANYVDSTAWVIAFLAVAFFGNGLASITWSLVSTLAPARLLGLTGGVFNFIGNLSAIATPIVIGFLASGDSFAPAITYIAVLALLGALSYILLVGKVERIEL; encoded by the coding sequence ATGCACCCTGAATCCTTCACCGGGCAGGCGTCTTTAGTCACGCCTACCAGAAAGCGTTTTTTCATCATGGTGCTGTTATTCATCACCGTGGTGATCAATTACCTCGACCGCAGCAACCTGTCGATCGCCGCCCCGGCGCTGACCAGTGAACTGGGGATCGACCCGGTGCACGTCGGCCTGATCTTCTCCGCCTTCGGCTGGACTTACGCCGCCATGCAAATCCCCGGTGGCTGGCTGGTCGATCGCGTGCCACCGCGCATCCTCTACACCGCAGCACTGCTGTTGTGGTCCATCGCCACCGTAATGCTCGGCTTCGCCGCCAGCTTTATCGCGTTGTTCGTGCTGCGCATGGCGGTGGGCGCGCTGGAAGCGCCGGCCTATCCGATCAACAGCCGTGTGGTCACCACCTGGTTTCCCGAGCGTGAGCGCGCCACGGCGATTGGCGTCTACACCTCGGGCCAGTTTGTCGGGCTGGCATTTCTCACGCCGGTACTGGCTTGGCTGCAGCATGCGTTTGGCTGGCACATGGTGTTTGTGGCGACCGGTGGCGTGGGGATTGTGTGGGCGGTGATCTGGTACGCGGTGTACCGCGAGCCCAAGGATTTCAAAGGCGCGAACGCTGCGGAAATCGAGCTGATCCGTGAAGGCGGCGGGCTGGTCGACATGCAGGAAAAAACCGTCAAGGCGCCGTTCAGTTGGGTCGACCTGGGCATCGTGTTGAGCAAGCGCAAACTCTGGGGGATCTACCTGGGGCAGTTCTGCCTCAACTCCACACTGTGGTTTTTCCTGACGTGGTTCCCGACCTATTTGGTGAAGTATCGCGGCATGGACTTCATCAAGTCCGGCCTGCTGGCATCGCTGCCGTTCCTTGCGGCGTTTGTCGGTGTGCTGTGTTCCGGGCTTTTTTCCGACTGGTTGATTCGTCGCGGCGCGTCGGTGGGTTTTGCACGCAAGCTGCCGATCATTGGCGGTTTGCTGATTTCCACGGCGATCATCGGCGCCAACTATGTGGACTCGACCGCGTGGGTGATTGCGTTCCTGGCGGTGGCGTTCTTTGGTAATGGCCTGGCGTCGATCACCTGGTCGCTGGTCTCGACTCTCGCGCCTGCACGGCTGCTGGGTTTGACAGGTGGTGTGTTCAACTTCATCGGCAACCTGTCGGCGATTGCCACGCCGATCGTGATTGGCTTTCTGGCCAGCGGTGATTCGTTTGCGCCAGCGATTACCTATATCGCGGTGCTGGCGTTGCTTGGGGCGCTGTCCTACATCTTGCTGGTCGGCAAGGTCGAGCGGATCGAGTTGTAA